From Echinicola soli, a single genomic window includes:
- a CDS encoding 6-bladed beta-propeller, with protein MMISYIILYGMLSWSLLSCGSGGDSSPVVCGDGCHQVDVEFGGKTVFSDILDSVFYVQLETTEESLIGKISKALVADSVIYIMDKRLAERVFAFDMEGKYLFAVGEKGAGPGMYRSVKDICVDRKKGILYVLDGKRYKLLEYSLDGKFIREKVHFKNLGVREVEVYRDGFIVYTGNSCFRNCGSVYITDGQGNISREVLPSDDRLPDHQAVSNNLFALNGEEGLIAPIYRNTIYKYGPEGIRPHVVLDFGDKSMDRERLSRYKDEMKAYKDISHEMFTHIRCLQSDNSGNLFLTVPLEYALQSGIYNVNNPEELSISGSYSTRTLDGRFVFEPAGAMGDFIINPIESGFLFDIKTELISEEGMNAFEKEAVKQAISPQLGTVLKSVKATDNPVLQFFSMDLTKQRTEEIEHGTVGAQGE; from the coding sequence ATGATGATTTCCTATATTATCCTTTACGGGATGCTGTCCTGGTCATTGCTGTCATGCGGAAGTGGCGGGGACAGCAGCCCTGTAGTATGCGGGGACGGCTGCCATCAAGTGGATGTGGAGTTTGGCGGGAAGACAGTCTTTTCCGATATATTGGATTCGGTGTTTTACGTACAGCTGGAGACCACGGAGGAAAGCCTTATCGGCAAAATATCAAAGGCCCTGGTGGCGGACAGCGTCATCTATATAATGGACAAGCGCCTTGCGGAAAGGGTCTTTGCCTTCGACATGGAGGGCAAATACCTGTTTGCGGTAGGGGAAAAGGGCGCCGGTCCGGGAATGTACCGTTCCGTCAAGGATATCTGCGTGGACCGCAAAAAAGGGATACTGTACGTTTTGGACGGCAAACGTTATAAACTGTTGGAGTATTCGCTGGACGGAAAGTTTATCCGTGAAAAGGTGCATTTCAAAAACCTGGGCGTCCGTGAGGTGGAGGTCTACAGGGACGGTTTTATTGTGTACACGGGAAATTCCTGTTTCAGGAACTGTGGTTCCGTCTATATTACGGATGGACAGGGGAATATTTCGCGGGAAGTTTTGCCTTCGGACGACCGGCTTCCGGACCATCAGGCGGTGAGCAATAATCTTTTTGCCCTCAACGGGGAAGAAGGCCTGATCGCGCCCATATACAGGAATACGATATACAAATACGGACCGGAGGGCATCCGTCCCCATGTGGTGCTGGATTTTGGCGATAAAAGCATGGACAGGGAGAGATTAAGCAGGTACAAGGATGAAATGAAGGCATACAAGGATATAAGCCATGAGATGTTTACCCATATACGGTGCCTGCAGTCGGACAATTCCGGGAACCTGTTTCTGACGGTTCCCTTGGAATATGCGCTTCAGTCAGGGATATATAATGTAAACAATCCCGAAGAGCTATCCATATCCGGATCTTATTCTACCCGAACATTGGACGGACGTTTTGTGTTTGAACCAGCCGGGGCAATGGGCGATTTTATCATCAACCCGATCGAAAGTGGTTTTTTATTTGATATAAAGACAGAACTTATCTCAGAGGAGGGAATGAATGCATTCGAAAAAGAGGCGGTGAAACAAGCGATAAGTCCGCAGTTGGGAACGGTGCTTAAATCGGTCAAGGCCACTGACAACCCCGTCCTCCAGTTTTTTTCTATGGATCTCACCAAACAACGTACAGAAGAAATCGAACACGGCACGGTCGGTGCACAGGGGGAATGA
- a CDS encoding efflux RND transporter permease subunit produces the protein MVRFLLARPIAVTMVFVALMVFSLIAFTKLPVSLLPPIDVPQIVVKVNYPNASPEAIEQNVLRPVRESLITLNGLEDMQSKAGSETGTVRLQFAYGTSMELAYIEVNEKIDRLTNSLPEELPRPQVIRINTNDIPMVRIQVVPKEGTDYAEVTKLAENVLKKRIEQLEGISLVDINGKQERVITVRPNKAVLAGLGMTEQDVINAITSGNRELPGISVKDGQYRYFLRLATRVDTPEDIENLPVSGPEGRAVPLGKVAGVQYRMEETMGYHLYGQRQGLVITVHKQAAAKMNELMEKVRESVGHFKQDYPQVDFAMTQDQSTLLNAGISNLQTSLLFGGLFAFGVLFVFMGNYRMPVIIGLSLPTSLVISFLVFQAAGISINVISLSGLALGLGMLIDNAIIVLDNITRKRQEGLPLFEACVQGVNEVMSALISSVLTTLAVFVPLVFLSGISGALFLDQAVSVAAILFVSLLVAFVLLPLLYRVFFAHKTWEGNREDSRFFKAIVAWYKKGYQMVMANRKLSLVLLLMLIPVFLLIGMALPTEGLPPIAKKDAVLEVDWNEPIGVEQNRDRIKEVMASLKGEFEQAEADVGVRQFLLFDGENSVQQATVYMDFKDQQSKDAQTALLEKMLRNTFPQATVGITDAPSAFDQLFASNIPYYEMRWKELESKRPVPAAEMGPWLEELPVTDWKKGPGLQEESAVLFRVDLEKMALYGIDISTLTGEIERLFGRYTIDEIRRFSEVTPIRLEGNKSDFMAILRSNHLEGNEGQRYALANFINVSYENHYKYVTADKTGIYQSVSLTGSHPEEREGELREWGRGKNFSVSFAGQYFKDRENIRQLMGILGVAVLLLYFILAAQFESFVQPLIVIFTLPLGIGGALLMLWLTGTSLNVMSAIGLVVMLGIMVNDAILKIDTVNRLRERYALEQPRETSREILDRALFRAGEIRLKPILMTSITTILALLPVVFSSGLGADLQRPLVFSVIGGLTIGTLTALYFVPLAYWAVSRKKVSSSET, from the coding sequence ATGGTCAGATTTTTATTGGCACGGCCGATTGCGGTGACGATGGTCTTTGTGGCCCTGATGGTGTTCAGCCTGATCGCCTTTACGAAGCTTCCCGTGTCGCTGTTGCCGCCCATCGATGTACCGCAGATCGTGGTGAAGGTCAATTATCCCAATGCCTCGCCCGAGGCGATCGAGCAGAACGTGCTGCGCCCGGTGCGGGAAAGCCTGATTACACTGAACGGCCTGGAGGATATGCAGAGCAAGGCCGGCAGCGAAACGGGCACGGTGAGGCTGCAGTTTGCCTATGGCACTTCCATGGAGCTGGCCTATATCGAAGTGAACGAAAAAATCGACCGGCTGACCAATAGCCTTCCCGAAGAACTCCCCCGCCCCCAGGTCATCCGCATCAATACCAACGACATCCCCATGGTCCGCATCCAAGTGGTCCCCAAGGAAGGCACCGACTATGCCGAGGTGACCAAGCTGGCCGAAAATGTGCTCAAAAAACGTATCGAACAGCTGGAAGGGATTTCCCTGGTGGACATCAACGGCAAGCAGGAGCGGGTGATCACTGTGCGTCCAAACAAGGCTGTGCTGGCAGGGCTGGGCATGACCGAACAGGATGTGATCAATGCCATCACCTCGGGCAACCGGGAGCTCCCCGGCATCAGTGTCAAGGACGGCCAGTACCGCTACTTCCTGCGGCTGGCCACACGTGTGGATACGCCGGAGGACATCGAAAACCTGCCGGTCAGCGGACCCGAAGGCCGTGCCGTACCGCTGGGCAAAGTGGCCGGGGTGCAGTACCGGATGGAAGAGACGATGGGATATCACCTGTATGGGCAGCGGCAAGGGCTAGTGATTACTGTCCACAAGCAGGCTGCGGCCAAAATGAACGAACTCATGGAAAAGGTCCGGGAGTCTGTGGGCCATTTTAAGCAGGATTACCCGCAGGTGGACTTTGCCATGACCCAGGACCAGAGCACCCTGCTCAACGCGGGGATCAGCAACCTGCAGACCAGCCTGCTCTTCGGAGGGCTTTTTGCCTTCGGGGTGCTGTTTGTTTTTATGGGTAACTACCGCATGCCGGTGATCATTGGCCTTAGTCTGCCCACTTCACTGGTGATCAGCTTTTTGGTCTTCCAGGCCGCTGGCATCTCTATCAATGTCATCTCCCTGAGTGGCCTGGCCCTTGGGCTGGGCATGCTGATTGATAATGCCATCATCGTCCTGGACAATATCACCCGCAAGCGGCAGGAGGGACTGCCGCTGTTCGAGGCCTGCGTGCAGGGGGTAAACGAGGTGATGTCCGCGCTGATCAGTTCGGTGCTGACCACTTTGGCGGTCTTTGTGCCGCTGGTATTCCTGAGTGGTATTTCCGGTGCCCTGTTCCTGGACCAGGCGGTGTCGGTGGCAGCGATCCTGTTTGTCTCGCTTTTGGTGGCCTTTGTACTGCTTCCACTGCTGTACAGGGTGTTCTTTGCTCATAAGACCTGGGAAGGCAACCGCGAGGACAGCCGTTTTTTCAAAGCCATAGTAGCCTGGTACAAAAAAGGCTACCAAATGGTCATGGCCAATAGGAAGCTGAGTCTGGTGCTGCTCCTGATGCTGATTCCGGTGTTTTTGCTTATTGGGATGGCCCTGCCCACGGAGGGGCTTCCGCCCATTGCCAAAAAGGATGCCGTGCTGGAGGTGGACTGGAACGAACCCATCGGCGTGGAGCAGAACCGGGACCGTATAAAGGAGGTTATGGCCAGCCTGAAAGGGGAGTTTGAACAGGCAGAAGCGGATGTGGGCGTGCGGCAGTTTTTGCTCTTTGACGGAGAGAATTCCGTGCAGCAGGCCACGGTGTACATGGATTTTAAGGACCAGCAGTCCAAGGATGCACAGACCGCGCTACTGGAAAAGATGCTGAGGAATACCTTCCCGCAAGCCACCGTAGGGATCACTGATGCTCCGAGTGCCTTTGACCAATTGTTTGCCTCCAATATTCCCTATTACGAAATGCGTTGGAAGGAGCTGGAAAGCAAGCGGCCGGTTCCCGCTGCCGAGATGGGCCCCTGGCTGGAGGAGCTGCCTGTAACTGATTGGAAAAAAGGACCCGGGCTGCAGGAAGAATCAGCGGTGCTTTTTCGTGTTGACCTGGAGAAAATGGCCCTTTACGGGATCGATATCAGTACGCTGACCGGTGAGATCGAAAGGCTCTTTGGCCGCTACACCATTGATGAGATCAGGCGGTTTAGTGAAGTGACGCCGATACGACTGGAGGGCAACAAGTCGGACTTTATGGCCATCCTCCGCAGCAACCACCTGGAAGGCAATGAAGGCCAGCGCTATGCACTTGCCAATTTTATCAACGTAAGCTATGAAAACCATTATAAGTATGTCACGGCAGACAAGACAGGCATCTACCAATCGGTGAGCCTGACAGGTTCCCATCCCGAGGAACGGGAAGGCGAGCTGAGGGAGTGGGGTCGTGGAAAGAATTTCAGTGTGTCCTTTGCAGGGCAATATTTTAAGGACCGGGAAAATATCCGGCAGCTGATGGGGATTTTGGGTGTGGCAGTGTTGCTGCTGTATTTTATTTTGGCCGCACAGTTTGAGAGTTTTGTGCAGCCGCTGATCGTGATCTTCACCTTGCCGTTGGGCATTGGCGGTGCCCTGTTGATGCTCTGGCTGACGGGCACCTCACTGAACGTGATGTCCGCCATTGGGCTGGTGGTCATGCTGGGCATCATGGTCAATGACGCCATCCTGAAGATCGACACCGTGAACCGGCTGCGGGAGCGCTATGCCCTGGAACAGCCCCGGGAGACAAGCAGGGAAATTCTCGACCGGGCACTGTTCCGGGCAGGGGAAATCCGTCTGAAGCCCATTCTGATGACCTCGATTACCACCATTCTGGCGCTGTTGCCGGTGGTGTTCAGCTCTGGATTGGGAGCTGATTTGCAGCGGCCCCTGGTGTTCAGCGTCATCGGTGGCCTGACCATCGGCACGCTGACGGCACTGTATTTCGTGCCCCTGGCATATTGGGCAGTAAGTAGGAAGAAAGTATCAAGTAGTGAGACATGA
- a CDS encoding efflux RND transporter periplasmic adaptor subunit — protein sequence MNANRLFLLLILVFPFFYSCENSTEQQEEVPLESMRNEVSATKVTVAKAEKRSFDYLINASGKVEAGRQVMVVIERQGYLKELNIREGQYVEAGTVIARLDNTDNVFRKEKALVQLKNAQASYNSEKLGFGSILEGEDQDQVLQLDEQLKASSGLLSAQIDLKEAELELAKATIKAPISGKVADLQLKPGSLVNAGDELCEVLNTHNLLLSVKVLESDIPFISLGQTAEVYPVSAGTGSLTGKVNSINPKVDENGLVEVGIKLGNSQKLLPGMNARAVIRAPQSDNVVVPKQALVYRSGRPVVFTVNGKEAKWNYVEVGKDNGREIEVLDGIKDGETVITSNNLQLGHQAQIQIAKENE from the coding sequence ATGAATGCAAACAGATTGTTTTTATTGCTGATTTTGGTTTTTCCGTTCTTTTATTCCTGTGAAAACAGTACGGAGCAGCAGGAGGAAGTCCCCCTCGAATCCATGCGCAATGAAGTGTCCGCCACCAAGGTGACGGTGGCCAAGGCCGAAAAACGCTCCTTCGACTACCTGATCAATGCTTCGGGCAAGGTGGAGGCCGGCCGGCAAGTGATGGTGGTCATCGAGCGGCAGGGCTACCTCAAGGAACTGAACATCCGGGAAGGCCAGTATGTGGAGGCCGGAACGGTCATCGCCCGCCTGGACAATACCGACAATGTCTTCAGAAAGGAAAAGGCACTGGTGCAGCTGAAAAATGCGCAGGCTTCCTATAACAGCGAAAAACTGGGGTTTGGATCCATCCTGGAAGGAGAAGACCAGGATCAGGTCCTCCAGCTTGACGAGCAGCTGAAGGCCAGCAGTGGCCTGCTGTCCGCACAAATCGACCTGAAGGAAGCAGAGCTGGAGCTGGCCAAGGCCACGATCAAGGCGCCCATCTCCGGCAAGGTGGCCGACCTACAGCTGAAGCCCGGCAGCCTGGTCAATGCAGGCGATGAACTCTGTGAAGTGCTCAATACCCATAACCTGTTGCTCAGTGTAAAGGTACTCGAATCCGACATTCCCTTTATTTCCCTCGGCCAGACGGCAGAGGTCTACCCTGTTTCTGCCGGCACTGGATCTTTGACAGGCAAGGTAAACAGCATTAATCCCAAGGTGGACGAAAACGGCCTGGTGGAAGTGGGCATCAAGCTGGGCAATTCCCAAAAGCTGCTTCCCGGCATGAACGCCCGCGCGGTGATCCGCGCCCCGCAGTCGGACAATGTGGTGGTGCCCAAGCAGGCACTGGTCTACCGCTCCGGCCGCCCGGTGGTCTTCACTGTCAACGGCAAGGAGGCCAAGTGGAACTATGTGGAGGTGGGCAAGGACAACGGCCGTGAGATAGAGGTACTTGACGGCATCAAGGATGGCGAGACGGTCATCACCAGCAACAACCTGCAGCTGGGGCACCAGGCACAAATCCAAATCGCAAAAGAAAACGAATAG
- a CDS encoding 6-bladed beta-propeller — translation MKSYTIIWGFALLFCIGGFSCNSSKKPTNDTETISLSEHRSMKMSQIFSEIDYIELPNHFNFFFVDKILYLDGQYFFCDFGHTYKIAILNQDFNLTATIEAYGEGPGEYQYISDACINASKKTIEIISGNKLLRYDLDGDFKEEIKFPFIISKLEHHEGDHYIIHIHPGVKSSFANNDKELSHHLLFQWNSKTNALTPILTNPYDKPLPFITEHHNLKKAGNNYFFTKTFTDTIYWIKDTTVQQKYHLDFKGKMLPLERLQENDMVEFLNNPTTRERYIVHRANIFVNQDYLITSYTEKNNYGTVIYDRKSHLSISASRFENDIDFGLDYFYPRFLQGNIVFNSYPPDLLMEHYNENSDQLAEVDNPFTRLAKNLNRDSGRILALYHLKKRSQN, via the coding sequence ATGAAATCTTATACTATTATTTGGGGATTTGCCCTTCTTTTTTGCATCGGCGGCTTTTCATGTAATTCATCAAAGAAGCCCACAAATGATACAGAAACTATTTCTTTATCCGAGCATAGGAGCATGAAGATGAGCCAAATTTTCAGTGAAATTGACTATATCGAACTCCCAAACCACTTCAATTTCTTCTTTGTGGATAAAATACTCTATTTGGATGGCCAGTATTTTTTCTGCGACTTCGGCCACACCTATAAAATTGCCATTCTGAATCAGGATTTCAATTTAACAGCCACCATAGAAGCCTATGGAGAGGGACCTGGTGAATACCAATACATCAGCGATGCCTGTATCAATGCATCAAAAAAAACCATTGAAATTATTTCTGGCAATAAGCTACTTAGGTATGACCTTGACGGGGACTTTAAAGAAGAAATAAAGTTTCCCTTCATTATTTCCAAACTGGAGCATCACGAAGGAGATCATTATATTATCCATATCCATCCAGGTGTCAAAAGCTCTTTTGCCAACAATGATAAAGAACTAAGCCATCACCTACTGTTCCAATGGAATTCCAAAACCAACGCGCTAACACCAATACTGACCAACCCTTACGATAAACCCTTGCCTTTTATCACAGAACACCACAACCTTAAAAAGGCGGGGAACAATTACTTTTTCACCAAAACCTTCACCGATACTATTTACTGGATCAAAGACACCACTGTACAGCAAAAATATCACCTGGATTTCAAGGGGAAAATGCTCCCTCTCGAACGCCTACAAGAAAATGACATGGTGGAATTTCTCAATAACCCCACCACACGGGAAAGGTATATTGTACACAGGGCCAACATTTTTGTCAATCAGGACTACCTTATTACCTCTTACACTGAAAAAAACAACTATGGCACGGTGATTTACGACAGAAAAAGTCATCTATCCATTTCTGCTTCGCGTTTTGAAAATGACATTGACTTTGGTCTTGACTATTTCTATCCGAGATTCCTCCAGGGCAATATTGTATTTAACAGCTATCCTCCAGATCTATTAATGGAACATTATAACGAAAACAGTGATCAGCTCGCCGAAGTGGACAATCCCTTCACCCGCTTGGCCAAAAACCTAAACAGGGACAGTGGAAGAATCCTAGCGCTCTACCATTTAAAAAAACGATCCCAAAATTAA
- a CDS encoding efflux RND transporter permease subunit, with the protein MSSFRITISFFVLAIIGFALVPRLTVELNPREQQPVLSISFGVPQAAPELVEKLGTAPLEGLFSQLSELKKIESVSNYNSGQITLRFDKHTDMEFKKFEVASLIRQVYPSLDQKVGYPLIYQSAQRNEEPPILQYSINAPFAPFEIKKVTEDVLKSVLTRFDEVEEIQVYGANDLQLYVTYDIQKLQALGLTRSMLTGVLRNAFGTGYPGMAVNHQGEALFIQLDRSLTSLEQLENLRIISRGGKDIYLRDLARLTLEEAEPSRYYRINGNNSVTMGITSRPGVNKVVLAKKLREAVEQAGELLPSGYDVRLEQDDTEYLSKELHKIYQRSGLSILILVVFIFLINRNWRYLTVLFLGIVVNLSVTGIILYALGTHLHLYSIAGLTISFGLIVDNAIIMIDHLHKHRNRKVFLALLAASLTTIAALLMVFLLPEEDQRNLTDFAVVVAVMLAVSLLVALLFTPAMYGLLFGEEARKGRKLTLPQLRKRAVLFRRYFGMIGFVARFRKTLVMLLVLLFGLPIFYLPAKWEEQDWYNKTIGSTVYQEDIRPYVDKALGGSLRMFVRGVFEKSGYREAAQTRLYVNIRLPFGNTLDQMDFIVREFEEFLKGVKGVDKFVSSVSSGQHASITITFEDAYENSALPYQLKGRLSVKATDWSGANWSIYGVGQGFSAGPGGKGIPSFTVMMKGYNFDELERQSELLAEKLLRHKRIQEVNTNERMGYRERTSEEFVLRFDQQQLALQRVNQYEVISALEAVSKPTRTSLHLSLDDTNYGVMVREEDSEVFSRFDLEETTLISGEDRMFKVSSLGTLEKETTTNSLHKEDRQYIRRVAFEYMGSRKFGSEYLDEVLEEMKASMPIGYSAETSSYYWGYDKAKRQYALLLVLIVAIFFICGVLFENLKQPFYIIAVIPIAFIGLFLIFSLFDFYFDQGGYAAFVMLGGLAVNAAIFIVNDLNNRQTGRYNRNVLKSVAGKAIPILLTVLSTCFGLIPFIMEGQNEIFWFSLAIGTIGGLVFSMVGVFLALPVFLWRNKSERTAKRTSSSKM; encoded by the coding sequence ATGAGTTCATTCAGGATCACGATATCGTTTTTTGTGCTGGCCATCATAGGCTTTGCGCTGGTGCCACGGCTGACCGTGGAGCTGAACCCGCGTGAGCAGCAGCCGGTGCTGAGCATCTCCTTCGGTGTGCCGCAGGCGGCACCGGAGCTGGTCGAAAAGCTCGGTACGGCACCGCTCGAAGGGTTGTTTTCCCAGCTTTCGGAGCTGAAAAAGATCGAGTCGGTATCCAACTATAACAGCGGCCAGATCACGCTGCGCTTTGACAAGCACACCGACATGGAGTTCAAGAAATTTGAGGTGGCTTCCCTGATCCGGCAGGTGTATCCTTCGCTAGACCAAAAGGTGGGGTATCCGTTGATCTACCAGTCTGCGCAGCGCAATGAAGAGCCGCCCATTCTCCAATACAGCATCAATGCACCCTTTGCACCCTTTGAGATCAAGAAAGTAACCGAGGACGTGCTCAAATCAGTGCTTACGCGGTTTGACGAGGTGGAGGAAATCCAGGTGTACGGAGCCAACGACCTTCAGCTTTACGTGACGTACGACATCCAGAAATTACAGGCCCTGGGCCTTACCCGCAGCATGCTTACGGGAGTCCTGCGCAATGCCTTCGGGACAGGCTATCCGGGGATGGCGGTAAACCACCAGGGCGAAGCGCTGTTTATCCAACTGGACCGTAGCCTGACCAGTTTGGAGCAATTGGAAAATCTCCGGATCATAAGCCGTGGCGGCAAGGACATCTACCTTCGGGACCTGGCCCGCCTTACCTTGGAAGAGGCCGAGCCCAGCCGGTATTACCGGATCAATGGCAACAACTCGGTGACCATGGGCATCACCAGCCGGCCAGGCGTGAACAAGGTGGTGCTGGCCAAAAAACTGCGGGAAGCAGTCGAACAGGCCGGAGAATTGCTGCCATCGGGCTATGATGTGCGCCTGGAGCAGGACGATACCGAATACCTGTCCAAGGAACTGCACAAAATCTACCAGCGCTCAGGGCTTTCCATCCTGATCCTGGTGGTCTTTATCTTTCTGATTAACCGCAACTGGCGGTACCTGACCGTGCTGTTCCTCGGGATCGTGGTCAACCTGAGCGTAACCGGGATTATCCTTTATGCACTGGGTACGCACCTGCACCTGTACAGCATTGCGGGACTGACGATTTCCTTTGGATTGATTGTGGACAATGCCATCATCATGATCGACCACTTGCACAAGCACCGCAACAGGAAGGTCTTTCTTGCGCTTTTGGCCGCATCGTTGACGACGATCGCTGCATTGCTGATGGTGTTCCTGCTGCCCGAGGAGGACCAGCGCAACCTGACCGATTTTGCGGTAGTGGTGGCGGTGATGCTGGCGGTGTCCCTGCTGGTGGCACTGTTGTTTACCCCGGCCATGTACGGGCTGTTGTTTGGCGAAGAGGCCAGGAAGGGACGAAAGTTGACCTTGCCGCAGCTGCGGAAAAGGGCGGTCTTGTTCAGGAGGTATTTTGGTATGATCGGCTTTGTGGCCCGGTTCCGGAAAACACTTGTTATGCTGCTTGTATTGCTCTTTGGCCTGCCCATATTTTACCTTCCGGCCAAATGGGAGGAACAGGACTGGTACAACAAGACCATTGGCAGCACGGTTTACCAAGAGGATATCCGTCCTTATGTGGACAAGGCACTGGGCGGATCGCTGCGCATGTTTGTGCGCGGGGTGTTCGAAAAGTCGGGTTACCGGGAAGCGGCACAGACCAGACTGTACGTGAATATTCGGCTGCCCTTTGGCAATACGCTGGATCAAATGGACTTTATTGTGCGGGAGTTTGAGGAATTTCTGAAAGGCGTGAAGGGGGTGGACAAGTTTGTCAGCAGTGTTTCTTCTGGACAACACGCTTCGATCACCATCACTTTTGAGGATGCCTATGAAAATTCTGCACTTCCCTATCAGTTGAAGGGGAGGCTGTCGGTAAAGGCAACCGACTGGAGTGGTGCCAATTGGAGCATTTATGGTGTGGGGCAGGGCTTCTCAGCAGGTCCCGGGGGAAAAGGAATCCCTTCCTTTACGGTCATGATGAAGGGGTACAACTTTGACGAGCTGGAGCGGCAGTCGGAGTTGCTGGCCGAAAAGCTGCTGCGCCACAAGCGTATCCAGGAGGTAAACACCAATGAACGGATGGGCTACAGGGAAAGGACCTCTGAGGAGTTTGTCCTGCGGTTTGACCAACAGCAGCTGGCGCTCCAGCGCGTCAATCAATACGAGGTGATCAGCGCACTGGAGGCAGTCTCCAAGCCTACCCGCACTTCCCTTCATCTGAGTCTGGACGACACCAATTACGGCGTGATGGTGAGAGAAGAAGATTCAGAGGTTTTTTCACGCTTTGACCTGGAAGAGACCACGCTGATCAGTGGGGAGGACCGGATGTTCAAGGTGTCCAGCTTGGGTACCCTGGAGAAGGAAACTACCACCAATTCCCTGCATAAGGAAGACCGCCAGTACATCCGCAGGGTGGCATTTGAATACATGGGCTCGCGGAAGTTTGGTAGCGAATACTTGGATGAGGTGCTGGAGGAAATGAAGGCCAGTATGCCCATCGGTTATTCTGCAGAGACTTCGTCATACTACTGGGGCTACGACAAGGCCAAAAGGCAGTACGCCTTGCTGCTGGTACTCATCGTGGCGATTTTCTTCATTTGCGGCGTGCTGTTTGAAAACCTAAAGCAGCCCTTTTATATCATTGCGGTGATTCCCATTGCCTTTATCGGGCTGTTTTTGATCTTTTCCCTGTTTGATTTTTACTTTGACCAAGGGGGCTATGCGGCCTTTGTGATGCTGGGAGGATTGGCTGTAAATGCGGCCATCTTTATCGTCAATGACCTGAACAACCGCCAGACCGGACGCTATAACCGGAATGTGCTGAAGTCTGTTGCGGGAAAGGCCATTCCGATCCTGCTGACTGTACTTTCCACCTGCTTTGGGTTGATTCCGTTTATCATGGAAGGCCAGAACGAAATTTTCTGGTTTTCCCTGGCCATTGGCACCATCGGTGGACTCGTGTTCAGCATGGTAGGTGTGTTTTTGGCCTTACCGGTGTTTTTGTGGAGGAATAAAAGTGAGCGGACAGCGAAAAGAACATCAAGCAGCAAGATGTAA
- a CDS encoding REP-associated tyrosine transposase, whose protein sequence is MSKQDKPYRITDQHGVYFLTLTVVDWLDVFTRKEYKLEVVDSLNYCVQKKGLELYAWVLMSNHLHLLGRTREPFRISDFIRDFKKYVAARILDSLGRESIESRRSWMLSRMKFRGGQVKRVLNYKFWEDDNRAIWIESNKFLEQKLHYIHENPVNAMIVEEPKEYLFSSARDYAGMKGLVKVKLV, encoded by the coding sequence ATGAGTAAACAGGATAAACCCTATCGTATTACGGACCAGCATGGAGTTTATTTTCTCACCTTAACGGTAGTGGACTGGCTTGATGTGTTTACGAGAAAAGAATATAAATTGGAAGTGGTGGACAGTTTGAATTATTGTGTACAGAAGAAAGGGTTGGAATTGTATGCTTGGGTTTTAATGAGCAATCACCTGCACCTTTTAGGTAGGACAAGGGAGCCGTTTCGGATAAGTGACTTCATAAGGGATTTCAAAAAGTACGTTGCTGCGAGAATTCTAGATAGTTTGGGACGTGAATCTATTGAATCCAGAAGGTCATGGATGCTTTCACGAATGAAATTCAGGGGTGGCCAGGTTAAGCGTGTGCTTAATTATAAGTTCTGGGAAGACGACAATCGGGCGATCTGGATCGAATCAAATAAGTTCTTGGAACAAAAGCTTCATTATATTCATGAAAATCCTGTTAATGCCATGATTGTAGAGGAACCAAAAGAATATCTATTTAGCAGTGCTCGGGATTATGCAGGAATGAAAGGCCTTGTAAAAGTAAAGTTGGTTTGA